In Phycisphaerae bacterium RAS1, the genomic window GATCGCCGCGGATTACATGCAGGACTACGGACTGTGGGCGATCGCGCCGGATGGGTCGCGGCAGGTGATCTTCAACCTGCCCGGGACGTCAGAGATGCGCGCCCGAGTGCTGGCGGCGCGTCACCGGCCGCCGCTCACGCGCGACATGTACCGCGACTATCCGACCGAGCCGGCTCCGCCGCTCCTGCCGCCGACCGCGGGAGGCCCGCTCTACACCGGCGGCTCGTTCATCTTCTATTCGTTCAATGTTTACGCGAATGGCCCGGTGGACATGGACATTTCCAGCGCCGCGCCGGTCGGGTCGGCCACGTCCATCCGCTTCTACACGGACTTCCAGCGACAGGCGGTCGGATCGTATTCAAGCCTGGACTGGCCCGTGGTCGTCTTTGAAGGCCGAATCGAGGCCGACGGACACATGTCGGATTTCCCGGCGATTCCGGCCAATATCCCCCTCTTCGAGCAGCTTCGCGGGCCGCAGCCGGAGTATCGCGTGCCGCTTACCGGCGGCCCGTACCCGGACGGGGCGGCGCACGTCGCCGGACTGAATTACTCGCCCTCCGGCACATCGGTCACGTGCATCGGGTGTCATGCGGGTCATTCCATGATTCCGCTGCCGGTCAATCCGGACGACTTGCACTGGTCCAATCTCGCCCCGGGCGCCGCAGTCGCGGTCTCCTCTACCCGCGACGCCGACTTCAACGGCGGCCTGATTGACCGCCGTGTGATGAAGGGCGAGATCGGGCGCTACTGGAGCAGCGCCCCCGGCGAGCAAACCGGTCAGTGGGTCGAGCTGCTCTTCCCCGTTCCGGTGCTGGTGCGCGAGCTGCGGCTCTACAATCCGCGCTTCGGCGACGAGGCCAACTCATCAATCCAGGTTCACGAGGCCACCGTGCGGCTCTTCAGCGACGCCGGCGGGCAGGTCGAGGTTTTCTCGTCGTCGACCGGAGAGCTAAGCGTCGGCGGAACGGATGTTCGCTGCTACGACACGCCGACGCGCATCGTCCGCGTTGAGTTGGACCAGGTTTCGGGCACGTTCTACGGCATGCCGACGGCGAGCCTGGCGGAGATTGAGGTCATCGCGAAGGGCAGCGAGTAGCAAGCCGGTCAACACGGCCAATCCCGCGACCGTTTCTACTGCAGACTTACATTCAGCGCCGCCGCAATCGGCTTCAGACTCGAGTACATTTTCTCGAACGCTGCGAAATCCAGAGACTGCGCCCCGTCCGACAGCGCCCGGCCGGGCTCCGGGTGAACCTCGATCAGCAAGCCGTCGGCCCCGGCCGCCAGCGCCGCCAGCGACATAGCCGGCACATACTCCGCCTTGCCCGTGCCATGGCTCGGATCGACCAGCACCGGCAGGTGCGAGGTGTGCTTGACCACCGGCACGATGGCCAGATCGAGCGTGTTGCGCGTGTGATCGGCGAACGTCCGCACGCCGCGCTCGCACAGAATGACCTGCCGGTTGCCGCCGCTCATGATGTACTCGGCCGCCATCAGCCATTCCTCGAGCGTCGCCGCCAGGCCGCGCTTGAGCATCACCGGCTTGGACGCCTTCGACAGCCGCCGCAGCAGCGGGTAGTTCTGCATGTTCCGCGTGCCGACCTGGAGAACGTCGGCGACCTCCTCGATGCGCGCGGCGCTTTCGGCGTCCATCACTTCGGTGACGATGCCCATCCCGGTCTCGGCCCGTGCCTTGGCGAGCAGTTTCAGTCCCTCCTCCCCGAGTCCCTGGAAGCTGTACGGGCTGGTCCGCGGCTTGTACGCCCCGCCGCGCAGCAGCTTGATGCCCAGGCCGCTGAGAAAATGGGCCGATTTCAGCAGCATCGACTCGTTCTCGACCGAGCACGGACCGGCGATGACGCAGCAGCCGCCGCCGATCTGCGTCCCGGCAACGGGAAAGCGACTGGGCTGCTCGTGTGTTTGCCTGGAAACGAGCTTGTAAGGCGCCGTGACGCGAACCACGTCCTCGACGCCGGGCATCATTAGCAGTGAATCGCGCCCCTCGGGGCCGCGGTTGCCGGTGATTCCGATGGCCGTCCGCGAGGCGCCGGGGATGACGTGAGGCGCGTAGCCGAGTTCCTGGATTCGCTGCGCCACCGCGGCGATTTCCGTTGCCGAGGCGGCGGGACGCATCACGACGAGCATCGATCGAATCCTCCATATGCCGGGCCGCTATGGCCGCTGTCGGCGATTCGCGGGAAGGGGCGATCGTATGCGAATGCGGCGCGTGCCGAAAGCACGCCGGGACCGCCGACAACGCCTGAAAGTGGTCGAAGTTCCCGGCAGAGGCCGCCAGCCTGCGGCCGCTTTTCCGAACCCGCCGCGCCAAGCGGCGGGGTGACGTGTCGGTCCGGTCCGAACCCGCCGCGCCAAGCGGCGGGGTGACGATCGTTGGCGATCGCGCCCCACATCCACGGACGTAACGCCGCCGCTTGGCGCGGCGGGTTCGGAAAGACGCCGCCAATCGAAACGTCATGCACGTTTCGCGCCCCACGCGCAGGATTCACGCGCACGCGCCGCCTTTGTCTGATAAGACCCGCGATGCAGCGCCCCAATCGAGAACGTGTTTAATTGACGCCCGCGGCGCGACGATAGCCATGATGACGACGGCGTCCATTGGCCGCCGCTTGCCCCGGAATGTTCCACAGGATCGCCCATGGCCGAAGACGCCGCCAACGCTGCACAGGAAAAAAAGCCCGGCAAGAAGCTGCCGATGACGCCGATCCTGATCGGAATCGTCAGCCTGGTCGAGGCGGCCGGGTTCTTCGCCTACATGAAGTTCATGGGCGGCGGGCCGAAGGCGACCTACGGCGACGACCACGGGCAGCACGCCATCGATGATCACGCCCCGGCCTCGCAGCCGGCCATGCCCAGCGCCGAAGTGCAGCTCGTCAAGCGTTTCCGCGTCCCGAACAACAAGCAGGGTGCGACGTTCATCTACGACTTCGACATCAGCGTCGTCGTGCCCGGCGAGAAGCGCGAGGAAGTGGAACTGCTCGCCGAGGAGCGCGCGGCCGAAATCGCCGACCGCCTGGCGCGCATCGTGCGGGCCGCCGACCCGCGGATTCTGGCCGAAGATGATTTCGCCACGCTGCGGGCCCAGATCGGGCATGCGCTGGGCGAGGTGTTTCATAATGAGGAACTGGTGCAGCGCGTGCTGATCCCGCGCTGCGTGCCCATGCGGGCGGACTAGCCGCTTCATCGTCGGACACTGAGGTCCGACGCTGCCACGCCACAAGGATGTGACGGCCATGCCTGACGACCAGCGCGATCCCTCCGCCGAAATCAACGAGACCGCAGGCGCCGGCGCCCCGGCTCCATCGGCCGACGAGGCAGCATCAGCCGGCGCGTTGGCGAGCGCCGACGCCCCTGCGCCCCCGGCCCGCGCCGACACGAGCGTTGGTGCGGCATCGGCGGCTCACGCCGTGCCGCCAAGCGCGGCATCGGCTGCGTCCGGCTCGGTTCCAAGCGCCGCGAACCCTGCTCACCCTGCGGCGGTTTCGGCCGCCCCCCAGCCTGCACCGCCGCTCGACTCGGCGCCGCGAATTCACGGGGATGTGATTCCCGTGCCGGACTACACGACGACGCAATTTGAGCCTCCCGCCCTGGGCGAGAATGCCGTGAACGCCGGCAGCGGCATCGAGCTCCTGGATGATGTCGAACTGGACGTGCGCATCGAGCTGGGGAGGACGGAGATGTACGTCGAGGACGTGCTGAAGCTGGGAGTCGGGTCGGTCGTGTCGCTCGACAAGCTGGCGGGCGACCCGGTGGATGTGTACGTGAATGAGCAGCTCGTGGCGCGGGGCGAGGTGCTGGTGCTCAACGAGAATTTCTGCGTCCGCATCAACGACATCGTCAGCCCGGTGCCCGAGCGCGAGGCCGCCAAGTGAGACTTTCGTCGGTTGCACTGCTGATGCTGCTGTGCAGCCGCGCGACCGCGGACGAAGCTCCGATCGCCACGCCGCCCGATGCTCCGCCGCTGCTGCAACGGCCGAGCGAGACCGGTGCTCACGAAGCCGGGGCGGCTGCCGAGCATGCAGCGGCCCGGCCGGTGCAGCGTTCGCGCTCTGCGGCGGTTCGGCCGGCGGGCGGCGCAGGCGACCCCGGCGGCTCGTGGCTGCGCAGCTTCGGCTCGCTGCTGGGCGTGGTGGCGCTCATTGTGCTGCTCAGTTGGGGCTACCGCGTCGTCGCGCTGGGCCGCGGAGTGCGGCTGACCAGCGGCGGGCGGCGGGCGCCGCTGATTGAGA contains:
- a CDS encoding Flagellar biosynthesis protein, FliO, which encodes MRLSSVALLMLLCSRATADEAPIATPPDAPPLLQRPSETGAHEAGAAAEHAAARPVQRSRSAAVRPAGGAGDPGGSWLRSFGSLLGVVALIVLLSWGYRVVALGRGVRLTSGGRRAPLIEIVSRYTLSRKQTLCLVRVGPRLVLLAVGEQVRTLDVISDPDLASTLLGQVALEPNERAGAFQAALAREDKAYGAQEDNESDAHEIGADTSLNQARSALLGSLRRLRAPAGAGA
- the aroF_1 gene encoding Phospho-2-dehydro-3-deoxyheptonate aldolase produces the protein MLVVMRPAASATEIAAVAQRIQELGYAPHVIPGASRTAIGITGNRGPEGRDSLLMMPGVEDVVRVTAPYKLVSRQTHEQPSRFPVAGTQIGGGCCVIAGPCSVENESMLLKSAHFLSGLGIKLLRGGAYKPRTSPYSFQGLGEEGLKLLAKARAETGMGIVTEVMDAESAARIEEVADVLQVGTRNMQNYPLLRRLSKASKPVMLKRGLAATLEEWLMAAEYIMSGGNRQVILCERGVRTFADHTRNTLDLAIVPVVKHTSHLPVLVDPSHGTGKAEYVPAMSLAALAAGADGLLIEVHPEPGRALSDGAQSLDFAAFEKMYSSLKPIAAALNVSLQ
- the fliN_1 gene encoding Flagellar motor switch protein FliN; protein product: MPDDQRDPSAEINETAGAGAPAPSADEAASAGALASADAPAPPARADTSVGAASAAHAVPPSAASAASGSVPSAANPAHPAAVSAAPQPAPPLDSAPRIHGDVIPVPDYTTTQFEPPALGENAVNAGSGIELLDDVELDVRIELGRTEMYVEDVLKLGVGSVVSLDKLAGDPVDVYVNEQLVARGEVLVLNENFCVRINDIVSPVPEREAAK